In one Amaranthus tricolor cultivar Red isolate AtriRed21 chromosome 8, ASM2621246v1, whole genome shotgun sequence genomic region, the following are encoded:
- the LOC130821081 gene encoding heat shock protein 90-5, chloroplastic, with protein sequence MAPVLSRSLQSASLASLPSSSSSFALKSKVFNLSSSFCPHNKLPRNCPKFSISKNFRRKPNKLSVRCDAAVAEQEAPEASGEKFEYQAEVSRLLDLIVHSLYSHKEVFLRELVSNASDALDKLRFLSVTEPSLLGEAGELEIRIKPDPDNGTITITDSGIGMTKEELVDCLGTIAQSGTSKFLKALKENKDLGADNGLIGQFGVGFYSAFLVAERVVVSTKSPRSDKQYVWEAVADSSSYVIREETDPEKLLKRGTQITLYLRPDDKYEFSDPVRIQNLVKNYSQFVSFPIYTWQEKSRTVEVEEDVEPKEGEEKPEGEKKKTVTEKYWDWELTNETKPIWMRSAKDVPKEEYYEFYKKTFNEFLDPVAYTHFTTEGEVEFRSVLYIPGMAPMNNEDVINPKTKNIRLYVKRVFISDDFDGELFPRYLSFVKGVVDSDDLPLNVSREILQESRIVRIMRKRLVRKTFDMIQDLAEAENKEDYKKFWENFGKFLKLGCIEDTGNHKRITPLLRFYSSKSEEDLIGLDDYVENMGEKQNAIYYLATDSLKSAKSAPFLEKLIQKDIEVLFLIEPIDEVAIQNLQTYKEKKFVDISKEDLELGDEDEVKERETKQEYNLLCDWMKQQLGDKVAKVQVSKRLASSPCVLVSGKFGWSANMERLMKAQTLGDTSSLEFMRGRRILEINPDHPVMKDLHAACKNAPDSIDAKRAVDLMYETALISSGFTPDSPADLGNKIYEMMTMALGGRWGRLEEAPDSSEDNSSESVATEGASEPEVVEPSEVIAENDPWQD encoded by the exons ATGGCGCCTGTTCTCAGCAGGAGTTTACAATCTGCTTCTTTGGCTTCTCttccctcttcttcttcttcatttgccCTAAAAAGCAAAGTATTCAACCTTAGCAGCAGTTTTTGCCCACATAATAAATTGCCCAGAAATTGTCCTAAATTTAGCATTTCTAAGAATTTTCGAAGGAAACCCAATAAATTATCTGTTCGATGTGATGCTGCTGTTGCTGAACAAGAGGCTCCTGAGGCTTCTGGTGAGAAGTTTGAGTATCAAGCTGAG GTGAGTAGGTTGTTGGATTTGATTGTCCATAGTCTATACAGTCATAAGGAAGTGTTTCTTAGAGAACTTGTCAG TAATGCAAGTGATGCATTGGACAAGCTAAGATTTTTAAGTGTCACCGAGCCCTCTTTGTTAGGAGAAGCAGGAGAACTTGAGATTCGCATCAAACCTGATCCTGATAATGGGACTATCACAATTAC TGATTCGGGTATTGGGATGACAAAAGAGGAGCTTGTTGATTGCTTAGGAACTATTGCACAGAGCGGCACCTCAAAGTTCTTAAAGGCACTGAAG GAAAACAAAGATCTTGGTGCTGATAATGGTTTAATTGGACAATTTGGTGTTGGATTTTACTCTGCCTTTTTGGTTGCGGAGAGG GTTGTCGTGTCTACGAAGAGCCCAAGGTCTGACAAGCAGTATGTTTGGGAAGCAGTAGCAGACAGTAGCTCATATGTCATCAGGGAAGAGACTGATCCTGAGAAGCTATTGAAGCGTGGAACACAAATCACTTTGTACTTAAGG CCTGATGACAAATATGAATTCTCGGACCCTGTCAGGATTCaaaatttagtgaagaactattcacaatttgtttcttttccaatttacacatggcaagaaaaatcaagaaCTGTTGAG GTGGAGGAAGATGTAGAACCGAAAGAGGGAGAAGAAAAACCTGAG GGTGAGAAAAAGAAGACGGTCACCGAGAAATATTGGGACTGGGAGTTGACTAATGAGACCAAGCCTATATGG ATGCGAAGTGCTAAAGATGTTCCGAAAGAGGAATACTATGAATTTTACAAGAAAACATTCAATGAATTCTTGGATCCAGTTGCATATACCCACTTCACAACAGAG GGAGAAGTCGAATTTCGTAGTGTGCTTTATATCCCTGGGATGGCACCTATGAATAACGAAGACGTTATTAATCCAAAAACAAAGAACATACGGCTATATGTTAAACGAGTGTTTATTTCAGATGATTTTGATGGTGAATTG TTCCCTCGATATTTGAGCTTTGTGAAGGGTGTGGTGGATTCTGACGATCTTCCACTTAATGTTTCTCGAGAAATTCTTCAAGAGAGCCGAATT GTAAGAATCATGAGAAAAAGACTTGTACGAAAGACATTTGACATGATCCAAGATTTGGCAGAGGCTGAAAACAAGGAG GACTACAAAAAATTTTGGGAGAACTTTGGGAAGTTTTTAAAATTAGGATGTATCGAGGACACTGGAAATCACAAACGTATCACTCCTCTTTTGCGATTCTACTCTTCAAAAAGTGAGGAAGATTTGATAGGCCTAGATGATTATGTTGAGAACATGGGCGAGAAGCAAAATGCTATCTACTACTTGGCGACAGACAGCCTTAAAAGTGCAAAGAGTGCTCCATTTTTAGAGAAATTAATTCAAAAGGATATTGAG GTTCTATTCTTGATTGAGCCTATAGATGAGGTTGCCATCCAGAACCTGCAGACATACAAAGAAAAGAAGTTTGTTGACATCAGCAAGGAAGACCTCGAACTTG GTGATGAGGATGAAGTTAAAGAACGGGAAACGAAACAGGAATACAATCTTCTTTGTGATTGGATGAAGCAACAACTTGGTGATAAGGTGGCTAAGGTCCAAGTCTCGAAACGTCTTGCCTCTTCCCCTTGTGTGCTTGTTTCTGGGAAGTTTGGATGGTCAGCAAACATGGAAAG GTTGATGAAGGCACAAACTCTTGGAGACACTTCAAGCCTAGAGTTTATGAGGGGAAGGAGAATTTTGGAAATCAATCCTGATCACCCTGTTATGAAAGACTTGCAT GCTGCCTGCAAGAATGCACCTGACAGCATTGATGCCAAAAGAGCTGTGGATCTCATGTATGAAACCGCACTCATCTCCAGTGGATTCACG CCCGACAGCCCAGCCGACTTGGGAAACAAAATTTACGAGATGATGACGATGGCCCTTGGAGGGAGATGGGGCAGATTAGAGGAAGCACCGGACTCTTCCGAAGACAATTCATCAGAATCTGTTGCAACTGAAGGGGCTTCAGAACCCGAAGTAGTTGAGCCATCCGAAGTAATAGCGGAGAATGACCCATGGCAAGATTGA
- the LOC130821083 gene encoding putative U-box domain-containing protein 42, which produces MSIQSPSTPDQDSLNGDVKHIMSAAKQLLASLSDITASIPNVKIEQKNILAIGSYFYRTSSAISELQSKDNISNDETDILESLSQSCNLAKGILSKLQQNGHTISKHEARHMIKQLEQIVNHMGHDLSLMPTSAFKDDESAGITIRTVSDEMKKFRLEASPVPQTQSNSQQTEADLYSISMEVSTENSHMFDIPQLMKALRSSSESSERQSRARNTSNNRLSRSVTEAAQHMEPMYKSFVCPLTNRMMDDPVTVSSGATFERSAITDYFEKHGDSEEVRCPVTGEKLESKAMNPNIALRNIVHEWKDRNDSARLKVIRAALSIGSTESMILEALKDLQSICQRNPMKTKEVYDIGIIPLLVRLLELRDRAVRIAILEILRLLVQEHEAKEQIVKTPAVSATIKMLSSSFQPIRHAALLLLIEFSKCEFLSEKLGRVTGGILILIQTKFNRSLDTFASEAADQVLRYMEQCSYNIKLMAENGYLEPLLNNLIEGSEDRKLEMMTYLGEITLEDDSKTYVAERTSPVLIEMLHDGNPLTRKAIFKALAQISSYSASGKILVEAGIVGTMVEEMFTKKIYSEPVDSLKEASAILANILESGIGFENLTVNSQGHTMVSSYVVFNIIYMIKNSSPDDLNFNLIRILYCMAKSKKSDNPVFTAVKESEASYTLVELINNPSDEIAISAIKLLTLLSSHIGHLLIDRLCKTNGQPEGLIVGPSDPSQITERQALSVSFLAKLPHQNLTLNLALLSKNTIPGILQSINRIQRNGTRQNRFAGMYMEGLVGVLVRFTATLYDPQMLFQAIYHNFTAVLTDLLTETSRDEVQTLAATALEKLSTQSIRLSKPPQKTRKKLFNLFSLPSRYSKKTKVELCVAHKGVCSQQTTFCLIEAGAIERLLACLDHPNVLVAEAALSALSTLLDEKVDVEQTVKMLDEMNVTQRVLKAVRYHKNESLWQKAFWMIERFLLKGGQRSMSLVSQDKLFYISVVTAFHHGDAYTRQMAENILRYLDKMPSLTGTFTT; this is translated from the exons ATGTCAATACAATCACCAAGCACTCCGGATCAAGATTCg TTGAATGGAGATGTTAAGCACATCATGAGTGCAGCTAAACAACTTCTTGCATCACTGTCAGATATTACAGCATCCATTCCTAATGTAAAGATTGAGCAGAAGAACATTCTTGCCATTGGAAGCTACTTCTACCGAACTTCTTCAGCTATCTCGGAGCTTCAATCTAAAGATAACATCTCGAATGATGAAACCGACATACTCGAATCTTTATCTCAAAGCTGTAACTTAGCAAAAGGGATCTTGTCGAAACTTCAGCAAAATGGACATACCATTTCAAAACACGAAGCGAGGCATATGATAAAACAACTCGAACAAATTGTTAATCATATGGGTCATGACTTGAGTTTAATGCCAACATCTGCATTCAAGGATGATGAGTCAGCAGGAATCACAATCCGCACAGTCTCTGACGAGATGAAAAAATTCCGTCTTGAGGCCAGTCCGGTTCCACAAACGCAGTCTAATAGTCAGCAAACCGAGGCAGATCTTTACTCCATCAGCATGGAAGTCTCGACAGAAAATTCACATATGTTTGATATTCCGCAACTAATGAAAGCCCTTAGAAGTTCGAGTGAAAGTAGCGAAAGACAATCTCGAGCAAGAAACACGAGTAATAATAGGTTGTCAAGAAGTGTGACGGAAGCTGCACAACATATGGAGCCGATGTATAAGAGTTTTGTTTGTCCACTGACAAACCGAATGATGGATGACCCGGTGACTGTTAGTAGTGGAGCGACATTTGAGAGGAGCGCGATCACAGATTATTTTGAAAAACATGGTGATTCGGAGGAAGTAAGATGTCCTGTCACTGGGGAGAAGCTTGAGAGCAAGGCAATGAATCCTAATATTGCTTTACGAAACATAGTACACGAGTGGAAAGACAGAAATGATTCTGCACGACTCAAAGTCATCCGTGCAGCCTTGTCGATAGGCAGTACCGAGAGTATGATACTTGAAGCGTTGAAGGATTTGCAAAGCATTTGCCAAAGGAATCCGATGAAAACGAAAGAAGTTTACGACATAGGGATTATTCCGTTGCTCGTTAGGCTTCTCGAGTTAAGAGACAGAGCAGTGAGGATCGCTATATTAGAAATTTTACGACTACTAGTTCAGGAACACGAGGCAAAG GAGCAAATTGTTAAGACACCAGCTGTTTCTGCAACAATCAAGATGCTGTCAAGCAGCTTCCAACCGATAAGACATGCTGCGTTGTTGCTCCTAATTGAGTTTTCGAAATGTGAATTTCTGTCAGAAAAATTGGGTCGTGTCACAGGCGGAATTCTTATTCTGATCCAAACCAAATTCAACAGATCATTAGACACCTTTGCTTCAGAAGCAGCTGATCAAGTTTTGAGATACATGGAGCAGTGTTCTTATAACATCAAGTTAATGGCTGAAAATGGTTATTTGGAACCTCTTCTCAACAATCTTATTGAAG GATCAGAGGATAGGAAGCTAGAAATGATGACATATCTAGGTGAAATAACACTTGAAGATGATAGCAAGACCTATGTTGCGGAGAGAACATCTCCTGTACTCATCGAAATGCTGCACGATGGAAATCCCTTAACAAGAAAAGCCATCTTTAAAGCCTTAGCTCAAATATCCTCTTATTCCGCCAGTGGTAAGATACTAGTAGAAGCCGGAATAGTAGGCACTATGGTTGAAGAAatgttcaccaaaaaaatatatagcgAACCAGTCGATTCACTAAAAGAAGCATCAGCAATACTAGCAAATATCCTCGAATCTGGGATTGGGTTTGAGAATCTGACAGTAAATAGTCAAGGCCACACAATGGTTTCAAGCTATGTTGTGTTCAACATCATCTACATGATTAAAAACTCTTCCCCAGATGATCTGAATTTCAATCTTATCCGAATCCTTTACTGCATGGCGAAATCTAAGAAGTCAGATAATCCGGTTTTTACTGCTGTCAAAGAAAGTGAAGCGAGCTACACGCTTGTTGAACTTATTAACAACCCGAGTGATGAAATAGCGATTTCAGCTATTAAACTTTTAACTCTACTTTCATCCCACATTGGGCATTTGCTAATCGACAGACTTTGTAAGACAAATGGACAACCGGAGGGACTAATCGTAGGCCCGTCAGATCCTAGTCAGATCACCGAAAGGCAAGCTTTATCGGTCTCTTTTCTGGCTAAACTTCCACATCAGAACCTTACTCTGAATCTTGCTTTACTTAGTAAGAACACAATCCCGGGAATCTTACAATCGATAAATCGAATCCAAAGAAATGGAACAAGACAAAACAGGTTTGCGGGTATGTATATGGAGGGTCTAGTGGGTGTACTAGTCAGATTTACAGCTACATTGTATGATCCTCAAATGCTGTTTCAGGCGATATATCATAATTTTACCGCGGTGTTAACTGATTTGCTTACGGAAACATCAAGAGACGAGGTTCAAACATTAGCCGCTACAGCATTAGAGAAACTCTCGACACAATCTATACGTCTCTCAAAGCCACCACAAAAAACCCGAAAGAAGCTTTTCAACCTATTCTCCTTGCCAAGTCGGTATTCAAAGAAAACGAAAGTAGAACTCTGTGTAGCTCACAAAGGCGTATGCTCTCAACAAACAACATTTTGCTTGATTGAAGCAGGGGCAATTGAGAGACTCTTAGCATGTCTCGACCACCCGAATGTTTTGGTGGCAGAAGCTGCACTGTCAGCACTATCTACATTACTCGATGAGAAGGTCGATGTGGAGCAGACTGTGAAGATGCTTGATGAGATGAATGTTACACAGCGCGTGCTAAAAGCAGTGAGATACCACAAGAACGAAAGTCTATGGCAGAAAGCGTTTTGGATGATCGAGAGATTCTTACTCAAAGGCGGGCAAAGATCTATGTCTCTAGTATCACAAGACAAGTTATTCTATATTTCGGTGGTGACTGCCTTCCATCACGGAGATGCATATACACGACAAATGGCAGAAAACATTCTTCGATACCTAGACAAGATGCCGAGTCTTACTGGCACCTTTACCACATAG